In Haliscomenobacter hydrossis DSM 1100, the DNA window AAAGTTCCAGGTCGATAAGGGGGTCTGCAATTTTTTTCGCAAAAAGAGCATCGGGGTACCAGTTCTTGTATTTGGCGGAGATCGTTTTGACCATCCCCTCGCGGGGCGTGAGGTGATAAAACGAAGTCAGGATGATGCCGTGGGTTTCGGGCACGACAAACACACTTTCTGGATTGATGCCACCGTGCGTCCAGCCTTCTTGTGCCAGCCAGGATGTAACTTCCAACAAACGCGACAAAATCCAGTTGGCGTGACCTTGTTGCAGGATGAGTCCGGCCAAGGGAGCTGCCCGATGGCGAAGATTCAAGGTAAGCACCTCAGCATCCAGGGACATCGACTCGGGCAAGTAGCGTTTAAAGTGTTGCGCAGCGGGGCTGTTCAAGCTCATGAGGTAACCGTAATTGCGGTACGATTGCAGCAGTAATTTGGGATCGCCGACAAAGGTGATCGTCAGGTTTTGGGCACGTACTGCTCCGGCATCATCGGTAAAACGGTAGCCCTTTTCCCAACCTTCTTTTAAGGCATTCAAGCGGGCAAAGGCATCGGCGGCACCGAGGATTTTGCACACGACGGGGTGGAGTACTCTGGCGATGTCACCGTAGTGTTTTCGCCAGTCCGTCAAGTCCAACACATCCCCGAGGTGGGTAGCGTTGTTGATTTTGTTGATGAGGTCTTGCGGAGCCATATACTTAGTTTTGATTCTAAACTAACCTTCAATGATTCAAATATACAAAGACTTAGTTTAAAAAACAAACTAAGCCCTGTTTTATTCGATAAAAGAAAGGATTGTTTAGAGAAAAATGCGTATTTCTCCGATGTACGTAAGATTTGGCCGGAAGGTTATTTTTAATTGCGCATCTAATTCTTTGATAAACCGTTGTTTTTTATTCCCCAGCACTTATCCTTCTATTTGTTATTCGTCATTTTTTCCTGAATTCCTTAAAGTTTGTCGAGATACCCAACTGTGTCTGCCCACCCGCCAGGTGATAAATGCCTCGTCCAAAATCAATTCTGAAACGGCTCACCTTCAAGCCAACACCAAACGTAAATCCGGCCATGCTGCTGTAACCTTGCACCGTCATTTCGCGGTGCATGCGGTAATTGTAGCCAAAGCGCAAGCGAAAATTCTCGCGGGCACCAATCAGCAATTCACCGTTGAAGACCAGGTGGCGAAAGAAATTGTCCAGCCATAGGTTAAAGGCACCTGGTTCGGCGGCTTCTTCACCCAGGAAAATAGTGCCACTTTCCAGATTAGGGTCATCGTAGAGCAGATTCCAACGATTGAGCGATGTGTAGATAATAGAAAACCGGAACGGCAAATATTTGAGCTGTTTGGATAAACCAATTTGAAGATCGAAGGGCAAGGGCTCTTTGCCGATACTGGGGTCGTAGGTAGACAATTGCTGCCCCATGTTGCGGAAGACCATACTTACGGTCAAACGTTTGGCGGTATCGCGGTAAGTAGCTGCCAGATCACCGGCCAAGCCGAGAGAATTGTACTGCCCAAATTGCGAACTGATCAAACGCAGGTTGGCCCCGAGGTTGAGCCGATCGTATACCGGATGGGCTACTCCCGCCACAATGGCGTATTCAGCGGCATTGAAGGTGCCCAGGGTTTGAAAAAACTCATCCGTTTGTTCGATTTCGCCGTAGCGCGCGTATTGGATCCCGGCGTGCAGGGTAGTCCCTTTTTGGCCCAATTGGTGTCCAAAATTAAAGGAACCGTGTTGCATTTGTTTGCCCAAAAAGCCGTGATTGAAGGCCAATTGCTGGTGCATCAGTGGATTTAGTGCCGCAGGATTGCTCCAGGCCAAACTCACGTCATCATCTACCACCGTGATCAGGTTTCCGGCCAAACCGGCCACCCTGGCGGAAGTGGGCAAGCCCAAAAAGGCGTACGTACTTTGTCCACCCGTAATTTGAGCCCCCAAAGGCAATACCAGGCTTAAAGCAGCCAACACCAAGCATGTACGGATACCCATAGTCGTAAGTTTTTTATCAAGCGCTAAGACCTTTTACCTTTTTTCTTACTCCCTTTGGCTTTTTCCTGTGCCCAGGTGGTGCGGCAGACCCCCTTCTTGCATTCCATTGTTTTGTAGTGCACTCCATTTTCATCATAAAACTTGAGCGTACCTTCTTCATTGGCACCATCTTTGTAGGTACCCACTACGCTCAATTGCCCATTGGGGTGGTATTCTTTGAATGGCCCATTTTCAGCATTGTTGCTGAATGAAACCTCTTCCTTGAGTTGACCATTTTCATGATATTGTATCCAAATACCTTCCATCGTATTATTACGGTACACCCCTTTCATTTTGATTTTCCCATTGGGATAAAACGACTTGTAAATTCCTTCAAATGAATCACCTTGATAGCTCTCCACAATCATAGTGTCTCCCTGGGGATAGTAGAGGATGCGCTGCCCAACAATTTTTCCATTCCTGTAGTTTGTCTCCTCAATTTTCACTCCCTCGGCATTCATTTTTGTAAAAAGACCCTCACGCACGCCATCGCTATCGCGCTCGGTGTACTTGAGCGAATTGCCATCTGAATCAGTTTCTTGAATCAATTTAAGGGCCTCAGCAGTTTGCGGGGCCTCGATGGAATCTGTAGCTTGTTTTGTATCATCGAGCGTAGTGGAGTTATTGTTCCCGCATGCGACTAAAAGCCAGCAAAACAACCCAAGCCACAGGCCATTGTTAAATGTCTTTTTCATACTGCATTGCTTTTTTTCCTACGGACTCACGACCAATGCTGTGGTAGTGGAAACCATGTTCAGCCATTGCCTCCAAGTCGTACAAATTGCGGCCATCAAAAATAACGTCTTGTTTCATCAGTTCCTTCATCACCTGAAAGCTGGGGGTTCGGAATAAACTCCATTCGGTAACGATCGCCAGTGCGTCGGCATCGATAAGGACTTCGTATTGGTCTTTGCACAATTCGATCTGGTCGCCAAAATACCGTTGGATGTTGTTCATGGCCTCGGGGTCAAAAGCCTTTACTTTGGCCCCCGCCGCCAGCAACGACTCAATGATGTACAGTGCTGGAGCTTCGCGGATGTCGTCGGTATTGGGTTTAAACGCCAAACCCCAAATCCCGATGGTATGTCCGCGCAGGTCTTGCCCGAAATAGGCCTTTATTTTTTCCGCCAGGGTATAGCGCTGTTGGTCATTTACGCCCATTACGGCATTCAGAATCCTGAAATCGTAATCGAAATCCGTGGCAGTTCTGGCCAAAGCCTGAACATCTTTTGGAAAACAGCTGCCTCCGTAGCCTACCCCGGGAAACAAAAAGCGCTTGCCAATGCGGGAGTCACTGCCCATGCCCATTCGGACCATATCAACGTTGGCATTAACTTTTTCACACAAATTGGCAATTTCATTCATAAATGAAATGCGTGTTGCCAAATAAGAGTTGGCGGCATACTTGGTCATTTCTGCCGAGCGCTCATCCATAAAATAAATTGGGTTGCCTTGGCGCACAAAAGGCTCGTAAAGTTGTTTCATTACTTTACGGGCTCGCTCCGAGGTGGTGCCAATGACCACCCGGTCGGGTTTCATAAAGTCGTCAACAGCGACGCCTTCGCGCAGAAATTCGGGGTTTGAGACCACGTCAAAAAGGGTTTCACTCGTATTTTCTGCAATAATGGCATGTACCCTTTCCGCAGTTCCAACGGGAACTGTACTCTTGTCGATGATGATTTTATAATCTTTAATAAGGTGAGAAAGTTGCTTAGCAACCCCCATGATGTAAGACAAATCCGCTGAGCCATCCTCACCTGGAGGAGTAGGTAGCGCCAGGAAAATAATTTGCGCTGAGGCTACCGCTTCGTTTAAATCGGTGGTAAACTTTAAGCGACCCTGTTTGCTATTGCGTTCAAATAAGACATCAAGACCAGGCTCAAAAATGGTTATTTCTCCTTTGCGGAGCCGTTCTACCTTGTTTACGTCAATGTCGACACACGTTACGTTGTTTCCCGTTTCGGCAAAACAGGTTCCAGTTACTAAACCTACGTAACCAGTGCCTATTACAGCTAAATTCATGATGTTAGATTTAGGGCACAAAAATACACATATGGTTCATACCCCGTCAGAGGGGATGAAATTTGTTTTGAAATGTATGCGTTGAAATGAAGACGCTAAACACATCTAAAATGTTGCCTGTAGAGACTTCACTTTATCTTTCAAAAAAAGAACAGGTGGAGTGCCTTATAGCTGACAAATGTATTGTTAATAAAAAATTATCATTTGTTAGGAAAACTAACAACCCCAAATATTGCGTTTATTTGCGGTAGAATCTACCCCATCGCTAAGACACCTATTCACCAAAATTGTAAGCTCAAAAACTTATGCGAACCATTGACCAAAATGTTCTTGACCAATCCATTGGTTACGATGAATATCATGCCTTTATTGAAAAGTTACTTTCTCAAAGCCATTATTTAGCGCTTCAACGTATCGAAACGGACACCCATAATACTCGGCTGAACCTGATCCGCATGGAGCGATTGGACAAAACCGCCCGCATGACCGCGCAAACGCGCTTGCAAATGGCCGCAATCCGTAAGCCCATGATTTGGCTGTCAATCACCGAAGCATGGTGTGGAGATGCGGCACAAATTTTACCCGCTATTCAAAAAATGGCTGCGCTGAATGACAAAATACAACATCGTTTGATTTTTAGAGAGCAGCACCCCGCAGTGATGGACGCTTTTCTCACCAAGGGTACCCGATCCATACCATTGACCCTTTTTTTAGAAAAAGACTCCTTAAACGTATTGGGGCATTGGGGTCCACGCCCCATCGAACTCCAGGATTTTGTACTGGAAAACTTAAAGGTATTGGCCACCATTCCCGATGAACGCGAACGTAATCTCCGGTTCAATGAATTTCAAACCAAAGTTCAACGTTGGTATGCCAAGGACAAAACCTATAGTACCCAAAAGGAATTTTTAGAGGTGTTAAAAAGGATAAATCTATAAAATCAGAAATTCATTCCCGGTGTAAGACAACAATTTTTCCAGTAGCGGTACTAGGCTTCCCAAAACCTGCTTCGCGCGGATTGCTGGAGCTGAACACCAGGTAGATGCCCGATTGTACCCTTCTTCCTTTGTAATCCCGGCCATCCCAAATTGCCTGGCCGCCTAATGCACGCGTTTCATACACCAGGTTTCCGGCTACATCGGTTATTTTGACCGCGGCATCACGCGCCAATCCCCGGATGGCAATGGGGCCGTCATAATCGGGGCGTACCGGATTGGGGTATACTTTGATCTCGGCATTGTGCACCCTACCCCCTTCAATGGCATCACTTTGGAGCACGATGATTCCACTTTCGGTGCCGATGTATGCTTCTCCCGTTTTGGGGTTGATGACAATGTCCAAAATGGCATTGTTCAACAAGGGCGAATTTCGCGTGGTAAAATGAGCAAGTTGATCCCGTCCACTGGGCGAGAGGACAAAAACCCCGTTTCTGGTACCTACCCATTTGCGGTTGGCCCCATCGACGGCGATGGTGGTTATAAATTCCGTTTCCAATAAATAGGCACCCAGTCCATTGATGATTTCAACCACCCGACGGGTTCCCCGACAGTTTTCATCAAAAGCATTGGAACCACACTCAAAAATGACGACCCCCTCACCCGTACCTACCCATACATCACCATCCAAATCGGCGTTTACACAGTTGACCTGATTGGTTTGTAATTCACTGTTGGCCGTGGTGAATACCCGGCATTTGTCGTCGGTGTTGTCATCCAGTTTGCCGGAATCAAAAACAATCAAACCCGCAGCATTGGAACTGGAGCAAAACCACTTGTAGCCATTCTGATCAATGGTCAATTGATGGAGTGAAGTGACACCACAAGAGGGTTTAAAACTCTTCCATTCCCCTGCTTTGGTCAATACCGAGATCGGATTGGCGGCCAGGTGATTGGCCACCCATAAGTTTTCCTCTTCATCAAAAGCCAGGCCGCTGATGCGGGTACGGGCAATGTCGCCAATGGCGTTGTTGAGTGTCGAGTTTTTTTCGTTGAACAGTTGAAATTTTTCCCCATCAATCTCAATCAAACCTTCATAAAATGAGCCGATGTATACTTTTTTATTGCTGGGATGCAAGGCGATGGTCATCACGTCGGTGAGGTCGTCGGAGTTGTCATTGGCCTTTTCCCCTTGCAGGTAAGGGCTATTGAAACGGGTGAATACCTTCCATTGCCCATCGATGTAAGAGGCAAACCCATCCGAGCGATTGAGGTAACTGAAGGTGCGGTTTACGCCCCCGCTGGCCAACCAGAGTTCCTGATCACGCACCGCCATTTCCCATACTTTGTCGGAAAAGGGGGAATTGAAGACGTAATTGGTACAATTGGCGTCCTGTAAACTATTGAGCACCCGAAACTCCATCCATTCATCGCCCATCCAGATGCGCCCATTTTGGTCTTCTACGGCATAGTTGGGGATGCCCATGCAGAGGTTACTGGCTTCCTGGCGCTGGCCGTTGGCTGCAAACGCGACCAATGCGCCCCGATCACAGTTGCTTTGGCAGCGGTATCCAACCAGCAGGTTTTTACCCTCGGCACTAAGATATTGGATGGAGAAACCGGCTCGGGTATACACCAGCTCTGGACTGGCTGTATCCATGCGGTACAAGCTGCGATTGACGTCGAAATAGAGTTGATTGTTAAAAATCGCAATGGCTTTGGATTCATAACTATTGGGGAAGCCAGATTCAGGACCTAAAAAATTCCAGTTGCTGAAATTTTGCGGGTTGGGGTCTGTGAGGGCAATACGGTAAATACCCCCTTCGGTAGCCGCATAAATAAAGCCGTTAAACACTACGGCTCCAAATACATCCAGGCCAGTAAAAGTGGAAAAAGAGAACTCCCGCTTGTTGAGGTTCAGGCGTGATAACCCGTAATTTCCACAGACAAAAACATTTTCGGCATCTTCAACACTGATCCCGTGGACGATTTTATCGCCTACAAAATTGCTGAAGTTGGTGATTTGATTGAGGGTGAAAATCGGGCCTTCTTCGGGTACCAAATCAATGACGCTGTTTTCATACACCACCATCAGTGTTTTGCTACCGGGCACGTAGGCCAGCAGTTTGGCCTGGGTGTTGCTCAAGCCATCTACCCGACTGATTTCTTCCAGCTCAAAATCGGTTTTATTGATCACCAAAATTGATTGTTCGGCAGCGTAGTAGACCTTTTCGCTACTTTGGGTAACAAATCGCCCGGTGCGCAGCGGCAAATGGGTTCTCCATTGACCGATGGCCAGGTTATTGGTATCACTTTGGGCCTGTAGAGTGACGAGGAAAAACAAATGGATGAGGAACAGAAAAATATGGCGCATTGGGCGTTTTATTTTAGGGTCTTAGGGTTTTAGGGTCTTAGGGTTTTAGGGTTCGGCACACTTGGCAACCAACCCTAAAACCCTAAGACTCTAAAACCCTAAAACCATTTTGAAATTATCCTTTTTTTCGATTTTTTTTGTACAATCCACTACTTTCCAGGTATTTCAGCACGGGTTCAGTGACCAGGTATTGAACGGGCAACCCAGCAGCAATACTTTCGCGGATATAGCTCGCCGAGATTTGCATTTGAGGTACTTTGTCGAACACTTTGATTTGCGGATGGTTTTCCAATTCCCCCAAGGCATAACCCGGACGATTGTACACGTACAACTCGAAATCCCGCAGAATCAGCGCGTAATTTTTCCACTTGGGCAAGGTGGGCAGATTGTCCCCACCCATGATGAGCACGAATTGTTTGTCGGGATGACGTTCGCGCAAATAAGTCAGGGTATCGATCGTGTAAGAAGGTTGAGGCAAAGAAAACTCAATATCACTGGCCCGTAACTTCTGATTGTCATCAATGGCCACCCGTACCAAATGTAGGCGATCCTGATCTCTGGCCAACGACTCCTTGGATTTGAGTGGGTTTTGGGGCGATACCACCAGCCAGACTTCTTTCAGATCAGTTTGAGTGGCCATGTAATTGGCAATGATCAAATGACCAACGTGAATGGGATTGAACGACCCAAAAAAAAGTCCAATTTTTGCGTTTTTGACCGTACTCATCATGGTATTAGATGCCCCAAAGAGTTGAAAAGATGCCCCGAAAAGTTGAAAAGTTGAAGTGTTTATAGTTGAAAAGTGATACTACCGGGTAAAGTGGGCATTCTTTTCAACACTTCAACCCTAAACTCTTCAACTATTGCTGTTGTTGTTGCTCGACATCAAGGAGATCAAACAAGGTATCCACCACCCCTTCAATATCCTCGTTGTTGTATTCGTATCTTTCTTCCTTGGGGGCATCAATGCGCCACTGATTATTTTTACGGCGCAAGAGAACAAATTCAGTGGTGTAAGTCTCGTATTGGTCTTTGCAACGGCAGTCGCAAAAAGCAGAATCCCCTTTGGTGCGGCATTTTATGGAAAGAAAAACGGTGGTCATTTGAGTGGAATCCGGAGATTGTTCTTCCATCATTTTGGCCAATTCAACCAGGCGCTTTTGTTCGGCAGCAGTACTGAGTAATTTAGCCTCCTCAAATCGGTTTTGGTCGTAATAAGCCTGATACGCTTTAACAACTTCTTCAGGGGTTTTGGGGAGTTCGGCTTGTTTGGTACAAGCTGCCAGCGCAGCCACGGCCAAACAAGGCAGGATGATTGCGTATTTCATTGATGGGTTTATAGTCTAATGGATCAATTGCTCAGCATAACAGGCATGACCAGCATCAGGATGTCTTCACCGGGGACTTCCTCTACTGGCAACAGAATGCCTGCTCGGGTGGAAGTCGACAATTCCATGCGCACTTCGTCAGATTCCAGCACATTCAACATTTCCAGCAAAAACTTGGCGTTGAACCCAATCATCAGTGGATCGCCATCATAAGTACAGCTCAATTTTTCAGTGGCTTCATTGGAAAAATCGAGGTCTTGTGCCGAAACGATCAAGTTTCCCGGTGAAATATTCAAGATGACCTGATTGGTGGTTTTGTTGGCGTAAATGGCGATCCGCTTTAAAGAACTCGCGAAGTCAGCCCGCGATACGGTCAACAAGAACGGGTTGTCTACGGGAATCACCGCGTGGTAATCGGGGTAACGGGAATCGATCAAACGACAGGAAATCTGCGTGTTGCCAAACGAGAAAAACGCATTGGCTTTATTGAAAGACATTTTTACCTCATCGCCGGCAGGCAACACGTTTTTGATCAGGTTCAAGGCTTTTTTGGGCAAAATAAAGGAAGTGCTCACTTCACTGCTCAAATCGGTAAAGGTATAGCGCACCAGTTTGTGGGCATCGGTCGCCACCATGGTGATTTTGCTAAAATCGACTTGAAAGTAGACCCCCATCATGGCCAGGCGCAACTCATCGTTACTGGTCGCAAACAAGGTTTTGTTCACCCCCTGAATCAAGGCATTGGAAGGGATGGTAATGGTGTCATCCTCGGCTTCTGGCTCGGGAATGGCGGGGAAATCCTGTCCATTCTCTCCCGATAAACGGTACTTGCCATAAGCCGAAGTGATCTCGATGGCAAAGGTGTTTTCGTCAATAGAGAATGTAATGGGCTGTTGGGGCAGCGCTTTGAGCGTATCCAGTAAAATTTTTGCCGGCACGGCAATCGTTCCGTCGGTATCGGCCATGACATCCATTTGGGTGGTAATGGCCGTATCCAGATCGGTGGCGGAGATGGTGAGCTTGTTATCGGCTATGCTGAATAAAAAGTCCTCCAAAATGGGCAATACGGGGTTAGAGCCGATTGAGCCGGCCGCAACTTGCAACTGCTTCAGTAACTCTGATGATGATACGCTGAACTTCATAACGTGTAGGCCTTTTGCTGGGTAAGTTACTTAGGTTAAACCACAAATGTAAAGCTTATCTGTAATTTTTTGTCAGCAAATAATTAACAGCCTGTGGAAAACCAAGCGCAGATCGCCGATGTTTTGCTTTACAGCACTTTTGTAAAAGTTACTCGTCTCTCGTCACTCGAAAAAATCGTCATTTTTTAACCTTCAATCACCTACCTTTGTATCATGTTGATCGAACGTTTCAAATCTAAAATTCATCGGGTCAAGGTCACCGAGGCCAACCTGAACTACATCGGCAGCATCACCATTGATGAAGACCTGCTGGATGCCGCCAACCTCATCGAAGGCGAGAAGGTGCAAATTGTGAACAACAACAATGGGGAGCGCATCGAAACCTACATCATCAAAGGTGAACGGGGCTCGGGCGTGATTTGCCTCAATGGTGCCGCCGCCCGCCGGGTGCAAGTCGGTGACGTGCTCATCATCATCGGGTACGGCTTGATGGATTTTGAAGAGGCGAAAACGTTTGTGCCGAGTGTGGTTTTTCCGGATGAGAACAATCGGTTGGTGGGGTGACGAATTTTTCGAATGACGAGTGACGAATTGTCGCCAGAATGTGGCATGATTCTTCACTCGTCATTCGAATTATTTGTCATTAAACCCACTCGTCAATGCTTTAACACCCGCAACAATTCCCTTTTTCCTCCACTTTTCCATTCGACGATATACCAGCCGCGAGGCAGCAAACGCAAATCCAGACTTTGCTGGCTGGCATACGGTGCCATGCTAAAAGCCTGCAAGGTTTGCCCGTTCCCATTGCGCAATAGCAATTGAGCAGGTTCTGCATGGGGTGCCCACTCCACCGTGATTTTGTCTTCGGTCGGGTTGGGGTAGGTGCGGATGATGCGCAGGTTCGCGGTGGTTTTGTCCACCGCAGTAGGCAGTTTGGGCACGTTGAGACCAGGGGCTAAAGTAGAAAGTCTAAAACAGGCCAGGATTTCGCTGGTCTGTTCAGTGACGGGCATGGTATAGGCTCCGATATTTAATGTGTCCATGCCCGCTGTTTGAAACACACCATAAAGATGGCCATTAGGGTCATAGTTTAAACTAAGGGCGAATAATAATCCTTCCGAGGAATAAAGATCGACAAAAGTATCTAATGCTCCGCTTGGATTGAAATGTACTAGAGCTGATGCGTAGTCATAGTAACTTGGAAAGACTTCATGGCCTTCAAAGATTGTTGACTCTATTTCGCTGGGGGTTATAATAGCTAAGGGAGCCAAAAAGCCTCCTTCTGGTGTGATGCAGGCAGGATTATTGTGCAAATAAACCTCAACGGAAGCATTGGGGTAAATTTTTTGCCAGCTGATTTCACCGTTAGCATCAAGTTTAAAGATGAAACCAATGTTTTCTCCGGCTGCATTCCAAACTGTGTTTCCACCCCAGCTCAAGAATTGATCAAAATGCCCAAATAAATAGGTATTTCCTGAGCTATCGGCAACCAGTTGAGCTGCCAAATATTCCCCATAAAGTTCTTTCGCATATTGAGGTTCTCCTAACTGATTGAATTGGATAAGTAAAAAGGAATTCGCTAATGGATTAATTGCGGGTAACGATTCAAAGCCAAATCCATTTGAGTTACTCAATGATACATTCGGGTCGACATTACCAAATAATAAAAAAGCATCATTCTTTTGGGGAACCAATCGTGAAGGGTAAAACAAACCTTCTCCTTCAATGGTCAAGCGTTCATCTCGAATGTAACCATTGTTTTCATCCAATTCTACAATAGCCAATGCAGGGGCGAGATAACTCAAGTTTTCCCCGCCCATAGTAAGGGTATCGGCATAGGCCAAAAAAGACAATAGTTTATGATTTCTGTTGCTACCCGCCATAATTGTGTTAAACGCTACTGTTTCTGAGGTGTCTATCTCTTCTCCACCTTTTGCACGGTATTGTTCTGCCCATATTAAATCCCCTTGAGCTGAATATGCCGCCATAAAAATGGTTGTACATTCATCGCAACCGCTTTTCAAGGTATCACCAATACCAAGGTGCAAATAATCGGAGCTAAATTCTCCACCAATGAGGACATTTCCATCTGTGGTCAGTTGTAAACTACTGATTTTGCCCCAATATATGACGTTGGCATTTTCTCCCTTGCCCACGATCTTTCGAGACCATAACATTTTGCCTGCTTCATCATATTTGACCAAGCACTGCCCAACTACATTATTAGGTTCATAATAAGCAGTGTCCGCCAAACGGATCCATTGTTGGAACTCAAGGAGTTGATAAACGTTTTTGAATCGATCTATCACCAAAAAATCGCTGGAGCCTTCCGGAGACAAAGTATTGCTTTGTCCATCGTATTTCTGTAACCATTCAAAAGAAATATTCTGAGCGCTTAGGTAGCAAGCACTGCACAAAAAACAGGTAAAAAGACCGCACCATAATGACTTTGTCATGATTGGAGATTAAAGTTTAACAATTTTGTGGGTTTGCACCAGTTTGCCTTGGTTATCTCTCAATTGCAAGAAATAAAAACCAGAACTAAGCTGGGACGTCTGAATGGTATATTGGTTTTCCCCAATAACCGTATTCCAGTTGAAGGTCATTACACTTCGTCCTATTTCATTGAATAGTGTAGCGGTTAAGGGAAATGATCTATCTGAGTCAACTTGAAGGGAAACCTCATGTTGGAAAGGATTGGGGTATATTTTAACCTGAATTTTTCCTTCCTGTTTAAGCAGTTTTTTGGGCGCGGCAATCAATATCTCTGGTGTAGGTACAGTAGGCTGTACTTGGGTCGAATCTGGGACATAAGAAATATAAACATTCTTTGAAAAAGCTCCTGCATTTACGAAATCATACATTCCAATGGTTCTTACTTTTGTTGTACCATCAAACTCCCCACCAAAAAATACATTCCCATTTGAGTACATCAATTGAGAAATGTTTTCCTGGTCGATTGTACCGTATTGTTTAGCCCACTTTTGAGTGCCTGATTGATCCAATTTTAACAGTGCAATATCCGTGTTGCCTCTACTTTTTATGTGCAATTGTGCTAATTGCAAAGTATCCTTAAATGTGATACCAATAAACAACTCATTGCCCTGACCATAGACCATGCCGTAATTTCCAGCATTTACATCTTTGGGTTTCCAGTAATTACTCCTTTTTGCAACTCCATTTTGATCAAATATTTGCAACGCAAGCCTGCTTTCGCCAGTACCAATGGCCTCTTGATCAAATAAAGTCAAGGTATCGATGCCACTGATCAGTACAGCACACTCGGTAGCAGAACTATTCCAGCCAAGAGCAGCTACCTTCGCTTGACTAGGCAAGCTCAACTTTTGTAAAACTTGCATTGGACTGGCTCCATTGTGTTTAAAGACAACCGTGCGGTTATTGCTTCCCAAGTTGAGGTTGCTATTTTCGACCTCTATAATGTCTGATGTACTTTTCACTGCAAGCAACATACTCCCCTTTTGGCTTTCTGAGTATTTTCTGGTTGCAGAAGTGTCCACTCCAACAATGTACTTTGCAGATATAAGGTTACCTTTTGTAGAAGTTTGCATAATGTATACTCCAATGGTTGGTGAAAACACCTGTTTGATTGGGCTATTGTTTAAGCTAAGTTGTCCAGTAAATTGGCCTGAAATGGTCAAAACAGTATCCTCCTGCGTGAAATAATCCACCGTCAGAAATTGATCCGATTTCAATTCATTGGTCCAACGCAAGCTATCTCGTTGAGTCGTAATAAGGTACTGTGTGTGGCGATTTAGCTCCTCTACTGTCGACAAATAATCATTATCCCAGTTACTTACGTAATGCTTTATTTTGCCAATGCGTTCTTTAATGACCTCGTTGTGTCCGTCTCCATATTCATAAAAATACATTCCACGTTCAGT includes these proteins:
- the nadD gene encoding nicotinate (nicotinamide) nucleotide adenylyltransferase; the protein is MMSTVKNAKIGLFFGSFNPIHVGHLIIANYMATQTDLKEVWLVVSPQNPLKSKESLARDQDRLHLVRVAIDDNQKLRASDIEFSLPQPSYTIDTLTYLRERHPDKQFVLIMGGDNLPTLPKWKNYALILRDFELYVYNRPGYALGELENHPQIKVFDKVPQMQISASYIRESIAAGLPVQYLVTEPVLKYLESSGLYKKNRKKG
- the panD gene encoding aspartate 1-decarboxylase, which produces MLIERFKSKIHRVKVTEANLNYIGSITIDEDLLDAANLIEGEKVQIVNNNNGERIETYIIKGERGSGVICLNGAAARRVQVGDVLIIIGYGLMDFEEAKTFVPSVVFPDENNRLVG
- a CDS encoding T9SS type A sorting domain-containing protein, whose translation is MTKSLWCGLFTCFLCSACYLSAQNISFEWLQKYDGQSNTLSPEGSSDFLVIDRFKNVYQLLEFQQWIRLADTAYYEPNNVVGQCLVKYDEAGKMLWSRKIVGKGENANVIYWGKISSLQLTTDGNVLIGGEFSSDYLHLGIGDTLKSGCDECTTIFMAAYSAQGDLIWAEQYRAKGGEEIDTSETVAFNTIMAGSNRNHKLLSFLAYADTLTMGGENLSYLAPALAIVELDENNGYIRDERLTIEGEGLFYPSRLVPQKNDAFLLFGNVDPNVSLSNSNGFGFESLPAINPLANSFLLIQFNQLGEPQYAKELYGEYLAAQLVADSSGNTYLFGHFDQFLSWGGNTVWNAAGENIGFIFKLDANGEISWQKIYPNASVEVYLHNNPACITPEGGFLAPLAIITPSEIESTIFEGHEVFPSYYDYASALVHFNPSGALDTFVDLYSSEGLLFALSLNYDPNGHLYGVFQTAGMDTLNIGAYTMPVTEQTSEILACFRLSTLAPGLNVPKLPTAVDKTTANLRIIRTYPNPTEDKITVEWAPHAEPAQLLLRNGNGQTLQAFSMAPYASQQSLDLRLLPRGWYIVEWKSGGKRELLRVLKH
- the dnaN gene encoding DNA polymerase III subunit beta, with the translated sequence MKFSVSSSELLKQLQVAAGSIGSNPVLPILEDFLFSIADNKLTISATDLDTAITTQMDVMADTDGTIAVPAKILLDTLKALPQQPITFSIDENTFAIEITSAYGKYRLSGENGQDFPAIPEPEAEDDTITIPSNALIQGVNKTLFATSNDELRLAMMGVYFQVDFSKITMVATDAHKLVRYTFTDLSSEVSTSFILPKKALNLIKNVLPAGDEVKMSFNKANAFFSFGNTQISCRLIDSRYPDYHAVIPVDNPFLLTVSRADFASSLKRIAIYANKTTNQVILNISPGNLIVSAQDLDFSNEATEKLSCTYDGDPLMIGFNAKFLLEMLNVLESDEVRMELSTSTRAGILLPVEEVPGEDILMLVMPVMLSN